In Amycolatopsis sp. EV170708-02-1, the following are encoded in one genomic region:
- a CDS encoding carbohydrate ABC transporter permease has product MSSPRSSSVLDWPATASSRAGRPVASAAERRRNRLRRKLKENVTAYGLLCAALVVFALFSWYPIVRGVLLSFQQVDFVNPPTWVGFDNFTRLFEDPLFGIAWRNTLLFTGLALVFGFVVPFLTAVLLNELRHAKAFFRLAVYLPVMLPPVVTALMWKWFYDPGAGLFNSALGAVGLPGGQWLDSSDTSMLSLVFVSTWANMGSTTLIYLAALGTIPGELYEAAELDGAGLWKRLIHVTLPQTRFVLLVLLLLQVVATMQVFTEPYVMTGGGPDDSTVTVLLLLYRYAFVYNDFGSASALSLLLFVALGVFSALYVRLTRKADES; this is encoded by the coding sequence GTGTCCTCGCCCAGGTCAAGTAGCGTCCTCGACTGGCCCGCGACGGCGTCGTCGCGGGCCGGTCGGCCGGTCGCCTCCGCGGCCGAACGCCGCCGGAACCGGTTGCGCCGCAAGCTCAAGGAGAACGTCACCGCGTACGGCCTGCTGTGCGCCGCGCTCGTGGTGTTCGCCCTGTTCTCGTGGTACCCGATCGTGCGCGGGGTGCTGCTGAGCTTCCAGCAGGTCGATTTCGTCAACCCGCCGACGTGGGTCGGGTTCGACAACTTCACCCGCCTGTTCGAAGACCCGCTGTTCGGCATCGCCTGGCGCAACACGCTGTTGTTCACCGGGCTCGCGCTGGTCTTCGGGTTCGTGGTGCCGTTCCTGACCGCGGTACTGCTCAACGAACTGCGGCACGCCAAGGCGTTCTTCCGGCTCGCGGTCTACCTGCCGGTGATGCTGCCCCCGGTGGTCACCGCCCTGATGTGGAAGTGGTTCTACGACCCGGGTGCCGGCCTGTTCAACTCCGCGCTCGGCGCCGTCGGCCTGCCCGGCGGCCAGTGGCTGGACTCGAGCGACACGTCGATGCTGTCGCTGGTGTTCGTGTCGACGTGGGCGAACATGGGCAGCACCACGCTGATCTACCTCGCCGCGCTCGGCACCATCCCCGGCGAGCTCTACGAAGCCGCGGAGCTCGACGGCGCGGGGCTGTGGAAACGCCTGATCCACGTCACCCTGCCGCAGACGAGGTTCGTGCTGCTGGTGCTCCTGCTGCTGCAGGTGGTCGCGACCATGCAGGTGTTCACCGAACCGTACGTGATGACCGGCGGCGGACCGGACGACTCCACCGTCACCGTCCTCCTGCTGCTGTACCGCTATGCCTTCGTCTACAACGACTTCGGCTCGGCCAGCGCGTTGAGCCTGCTGCTGTTCGTCGCGCTCGGGGTGTTCTCCGCGTTGTACGTGCGCCTGACCCGGAAGGCGGATGAGTCATGA
- a CDS encoding alpha-amylase family glycosyl hydrolase, protein MTASGQTVGWWRSAAIYQVYLRSFADGNGDGVGDLAGVRARLDYLAELGIDAIWFTPWYPSPMDDGGYDVADFREIDPLFGTLAEAEDLIAAAHAKGIRVIIDIVPNHCSDEHRWFKEALNAEPGSRERQRFWFRPGRGPDGSEPPNNWKSRFGGSAWTRVPDGEWYLHLYSSRQPDFNWDNQEIRADFEDVLRFWFDRGVDGFRIDVADGLVKDPRLPDVDPGDETPFSDQEGLHEIYRSWRKIADSYPGDRVLVGEMWLPDMSRAARYLRRDELHAAFNFDFLVCPWDFARFRDVIQRTLAAHEEVGAPAAWVLSNHDVTRHVTRYGREGDTGFAFADRLHGTPVDRELGTRRARAAALLTMALPGGLYVYQGEELGLWEIEDIPGELRQDPVWARTNGADPGRDGCRVPLPWSGDAPPFGFGTGGSWLPQPGEWRSSTAEAQAAEPASMLRLYRSGLRLRDELPALGPGDLEWLELGEGVLAFTREPGFAFVLNFSDGPVPLPPHREVLMASGPVDGELPSDTAVWLLT, encoded by the coding sequence GTGACCGCATCAGGGCAGACCGTCGGATGGTGGCGGAGCGCGGCGATCTACCAGGTCTACCTCCGCAGTTTCGCGGACGGGAACGGTGACGGCGTCGGCGACCTCGCCGGTGTCCGCGCGCGGCTGGACTACCTGGCCGAACTGGGGATCGACGCGATCTGGTTCACCCCGTGGTACCCGTCGCCGATGGACGACGGCGGCTACGACGTCGCCGACTTCCGGGAGATCGACCCGCTCTTCGGCACGCTCGCCGAAGCGGAGGACCTGATCGCCGCGGCCCACGCCAAGGGGATCCGCGTGATCATCGACATCGTGCCGAACCACTGCTCCGACGAGCATCGCTGGTTCAAGGAGGCCCTGAACGCCGAGCCGGGATCACGCGAGCGGCAACGGTTCTGGTTCCGGCCGGGCCGCGGGCCGGACGGCTCCGAGCCGCCGAACAACTGGAAGTCGCGCTTCGGCGGCTCCGCCTGGACGCGGGTCCCGGACGGCGAGTGGTACCTGCATCTGTACAGCTCGCGCCAGCCGGACTTCAACTGGGACAACCAGGAGATCCGCGCCGATTTCGAGGACGTGTTGCGGTTCTGGTTCGACCGCGGGGTCGACGGTTTCCGCATCGACGTCGCCGACGGGCTGGTGAAGGACCCGCGGCTGCCCGACGTCGATCCCGGCGACGAGACTCCGTTCTCCGATCAGGAGGGGCTGCACGAGATCTACCGGTCGTGGCGCAAGATCGCCGACAGCTACCCGGGTGACCGGGTGCTGGTCGGCGAGATGTGGCTGCCGGACATGTCGCGGGCCGCGCGATACCTGCGCCGCGACGAGCTGCACGCGGCGTTCAACTTCGATTTCCTGGTGTGTCCCTGGGATTTCGCCCGGTTCAGAGATGTCATCCAGCGCACGCTGGCGGCGCACGAGGAGGTCGGCGCGCCCGCGGCGTGGGTGCTGTCGAACCACGACGTCACCCGCCACGTGACCCGGTACGGCCGCGAGGGCGACACCGGTTTCGCGTTCGCGGACCGGCTGCACGGCACCCCGGTGGACCGCGAACTCGGGACGCGCCGGGCGCGGGCGGCGGCGTTGCTGACCATGGCGCTGCCCGGCGGTCTCTATGTGTACCAAGGGGAAGAGCTCGGCCTGTGGGAGATCGAGGACATTCCGGGCGAACTCCGGCAGGATCCGGTGTGGGCCCGGACGAACGGCGCCGACCCCGGCCGTGACGGCTGCCGTGTCCCACTCCCCTGGTCCGGTGACGCGCCGCCGTTCGGTTTCGGCACCGGTGGGTCGTGGCTGCCCCAGCCGGGGGAATGGCGTTCCAGCACGGCGGAGGCGCAGGCGGCCGAGCCTGCGTCGATGCTCCGCCTCTACCGCTCCGGTCTGCGCCTGCGGGACGAACTCCCCGCGCTCGGCCCCGGCGACCTGGAGTGGCTGGAGCTGGGCGAAGGTGTGCTCGCGTTCACCCGGGAGCCGGGTTTCGCCTTCGTGCTGAACTTCTCGGACGGGCCCGTGCCGCTGCCGCCGCATCGCGAGGTGCTCATGGCCAGCGGCCCGGTCGACGGCGAGCTCCCGTCGGACACGGCGGTGTGGCTGCTCACCTGA
- a CDS encoding BTAD domain-containing putative transcriptional regulator, which translates to MSLLPQEVRYRFTVLGPPGFTSGGTRLDLGSPQQQAVLMLLLANAGSFVRTGELIDGLWGERAPATGEAVIRTYISRLRRLLSLQGLGSAIVSRSGGYRLDPDRFEVDAVEFAGLIESARQAHTVEAAAKLLERALGLWTGTALAGVPGEAAEHERTRLERLKLTATQELLRLRLELGEHDEVMAEVPALIERHRLEEPLYEIYLLALQRGGRRAEALELYRSIHDLFDAELGVRPGPKLRALHENVLRAEDERTPPLRAPDPLFVGRERERAEFRRLLARGGVLFLTGPPGIGKSTLLRKFADDAAAMGKPVRLVDGLADPAEVLRRLPGDVTVVIAGRSGPDATLLVDPAWSGRITIRKLEALSDNESAALLEARGVGPELRKSIVDFAAGNPFALALAAEVSRSPRADAARYVVDTVYAHLAGDPPTEAHRWALYVCAQADHTTEDLLRSVLPGGRSSELFDWLRDHACVETAPHGLVLGGVLREVLDRHLAWRDPVGRARMRGRISRVTTGR; encoded by the coding sequence ATGTCCCTTCTGCCGCAGGAAGTCCGGTACCGGTTCACCGTGCTCGGCCCGCCGGGGTTCACCAGCGGCGGCACCCGGCTGGACCTCGGCTCGCCGCAGCAGCAGGCGGTCTTGATGCTGCTGCTGGCCAACGCGGGCAGTTTCGTCCGGACCGGCGAGCTGATCGACGGCCTCTGGGGCGAGCGGGCGCCCGCGACCGGCGAGGCCGTCATCCGGACCTACATCTCCCGTCTCCGGCGGCTGCTCTCCTTGCAGGGATTGGGTTCGGCGATCGTCTCGCGGTCGGGCGGCTACCGGCTGGACCCGGATCGCTTCGAGGTGGACGCGGTCGAATTCGCCGGGCTGATCGAGAGCGCGCGTCAGGCGCACACCGTGGAGGCGGCGGCGAAGCTGCTGGAGCGGGCGCTCGGACTGTGGACGGGAACGGCGCTGGCCGGCGTCCCCGGTGAGGCGGCCGAACACGAGCGCACGCGCCTGGAGCGGCTGAAGCTGACCGCCACCCAGGAGCTGCTCCGGCTGCGCCTCGAACTCGGGGAACACGACGAGGTGATGGCCGAGGTGCCCGCGCTGATCGAGCGCCACCGTCTCGAGGAACCGCTGTACGAGATCTATCTCCTCGCCCTCCAGCGCGGCGGGCGCCGCGCCGAGGCGCTGGAGCTCTACCGCTCGATCCACGACCTGTTCGACGCGGAACTCGGGGTCCGGCCGGGGCCGAAACTGCGGGCGCTGCACGAGAACGTGCTCCGGGCCGAAGACGAGCGAACGCCCCCGCTCCGCGCACCGGACCCGCTGTTCGTCGGACGTGAACGCGAACGTGCGGAATTCCGTCGGCTGCTCGCGAGAGGCGGGGTGCTGTTCCTCACCGGACCGCCGGGGATCGGGAAGTCGACCTTGCTGCGGAAGTTCGCCGACGACGCGGCGGCCATGGGCAAACCCGTGCGGCTCGTCGACGGGCTCGCCGATCCGGCGGAGGTCCTGCGCCGCCTGCCCGGAGACGTCACGGTCGTGATCGCGGGCCGGAGCGGTCCGGACGCCACGCTGCTGGTCGATCCGGCGTGGTCGGGGCGGATCACGATCCGGAAGCTCGAAGCCTTGAGCGACAACGAGTCCGCGGCGCTGCTCGAAGCACGCGGCGTCGGTCCGGAGCTTCGAAAGTCCATTGTGGACTTCGCGGCGGGCAACCCGTTCGCGCTCGCCTTGGCCGCCGAGGTCAGCAGGTCGCCCCGGGCGGACGCGGCACGTTACGTGGTCGACACTGTCTATGCGCACCTGGCCGGTGATCCACCGACGGAGGCGCATCGCTGGGCGCTGTACGTGTGCGCGCAAGCGGACCACACCACCGAAGACCTCCTCAGGTCCGTGCTGCCGGGAGGACGCTCGTCGGAGCTGTTCGACTGGCTCCGCGACCACGCCTGCGTCGAGACCGCCCCCCACGGCCTCGTCCTCGGTGGTGTGCTCCGTGAGGTGCTCGACAGGCACCTCGCCTGGCGTGACCCGGTGGGCCGCGCACGGATGCGCGGCCGGATCAGCCGGGTCACGACCGGCCGGTGA
- a CDS encoding carbohydrate ABC transporter permease, producing MRTLVSPSTLRSPGGKIGYAVIFGCTLLLFVIAFLFPLYWAVTGAMKSPQELAQTPATFIPDEWHPETFADAWDQLSLGKYFLNTVVVAGGAWLAQLAIDVPAAFALSKLRPKFGNVVLGLMLATLMLPAAALLVPTYVTITDLPLLDINLINSPAAVWLPAAANAFNIYLLKRFFDQIPDELIEAARLDGAGPVRTLWRIILPISRPILAVVSILAVVAAWKDFIWPLLVFPDTEKQTLSVMLQRVAIDMPLNVLVAGMVLASLPMVALFLAFQRHILAGLTAGSLKG from the coding sequence ATGAGGACGCTCGTCTCCCCCAGCACGCTCCGCAGCCCCGGCGGCAAGATCGGGTACGCCGTGATCTTCGGCTGCACGCTGCTCCTGTTCGTCATCGCGTTCCTGTTCCCCCTGTACTGGGCGGTGACCGGCGCGATGAAGTCACCGCAGGAACTGGCGCAGACGCCGGCGACGTTCATCCCGGACGAGTGGCATCCGGAGACCTTCGCCGACGCGTGGGACCAGCTGAGCCTCGGCAAGTACTTCCTCAATACCGTCGTCGTCGCCGGCGGCGCCTGGCTGGCGCAGCTGGCCATCGACGTCCCCGCCGCGTTCGCGTTGTCGAAGCTGCGGCCGAAGTTCGGCAACGTCGTGCTCGGATTGATGCTCGCGACGTTGATGCTTCCCGCCGCGGCCTTGCTGGTGCCGACCTACGTGACGATCACCGACCTGCCGTTGCTGGACATCAACCTGATCAACTCACCGGCGGCGGTCTGGCTGCCCGCCGCCGCGAACGCGTTCAACATCTACCTGCTGAAACGGTTCTTCGACCAGATTCCGGACGAGCTGATCGAGGCCGCCCGGCTCGACGGCGCGGGGCCGGTGCGCACGCTGTGGCGCATCATCCTGCCGATCTCCCGGCCGATCCTGGCCGTGGTCTCGATCCTCGCGGTGGTGGCCGCGTGGAAGGACTTCATCTGGCCGCTGCTGGTGTTCCCGGACACCGAAAAGCAGACGCTGTCGGTGATGCTGCAGCGCGTCGCCATCGACATGCCGCTGAACGTGCTCGTGGCAGGCATGGTGCTGGCCAGCCTGCCGATGGTGGCGCTGTTCCTGGCGTTCCAGCGGCATATCCTCGCCGGGCTCACCGCCGGCAGTCTCAAAGGCTGA
- a CDS encoding organic hydroperoxide resistance protein, with protein sequence MSETTYTAVATSTAEGRNGGRATSDDGVLDLGLAVPKAFGGSGDGTNPEQLFAAGWASCFVGAVRRVAGVKKVKLEDLAVVAEVTLHHDTDAGEFHLSAALHLEASGIDQATADELVQGAHQVCPYSKATRGNVEVTLDATVA encoded by the coding sequence ATGTCTGAAACCACGTACACCGCCGTCGCCACTTCGACCGCGGAAGGCCGCAACGGCGGCCGCGCGACCTCCGACGACGGCGTGCTCGACCTCGGCCTCGCCGTCCCGAAGGCCTTCGGCGGCTCCGGCGACGGCACGAACCCCGAGCAGCTGTTCGCCGCGGGCTGGGCGTCCTGTTTCGTCGGCGCCGTCCGCCGTGTCGCGGGCGTCAAGAAGGTGAAGCTGGAAGACCTCGCTGTCGTCGCCGAGGTGACCCTGCACCACGACACCGACGCGGGCGAGTTCCACCTGAGCGCCGCACTGCACCTGGAGGCCTCCGGTATCGACCAGGCCACCGCCGACGAACTGGTCCAGGGCGCGCACCAGGTGTGCCCGTACTCCAAGGCGACGCGCGGGAACGTCGAGGTCACGCTGGACGCCACCGTCGCGTGA
- a CDS encoding cupin, producing MHHVSRLALALALTGSAVGLAPATANATPGRGVSAVTLFDHVVGGTQYVLKEITLAPGGSTGWHFHPGQVRGVVERGVLSHHDATCASDGVYHAGQAITEESGPGYVHIGRNLGTEPVVLEVLYRVPAGQALAVDVPNPGCSFD from the coding sequence GTGCACCACGTTTCCCGGCTCGCCCTCGCCCTCGCGCTCACCGGTTCGGCCGTCGGGCTCGCCCCCGCGACCGCGAACGCCACCCCCGGCCGCGGTGTCAGCGCCGTGACGCTCTTCGACCACGTGGTCGGCGGCACCCAGTACGTGCTGAAGGAGATCACGCTGGCGCCCGGCGGCAGCACCGGCTGGCACTTCCACCCCGGCCAGGTACGCGGCGTGGTCGAGCGTGGCGTCCTGAGCCACCACGACGCGACCTGCGCGAGCGACGGCGTCTACCACGCCGGGCAGGCGATCACCGAGGAGAGCGGCCCCGGTTACGTCCACATCGGACGCAACCTCGGGACCGAGCCGGTCGTGCTCGAAGTGCTCTACCGGGTGCCCGCGGGCCAGGCACTGGCCGTCGACGTGCCCAACCCCGGCTGTTCGTTCGACTGA
- a CDS encoding LuxR family transcriptional regulator, which translates to MPLFGREAELKDLSELVDGPAAGCGGVLIRGEPGVGKSALVAEAVAAATLGGLRVLRATGVEAERNFAYAALHQLLHPVRAGADMLPAPQRAALWAALGLAEGAEPSAYLVGLAALSLLSEEAAAKPLLIVAEDVRWMDRESADALAFVARRIETEPIVLIATLRDGEPSPLRDAGLSSMDLERLPGEVAAELLDSVAPGITSSVRSRILAEADGNPLALTELPSAVTGTSDPVLPLTERLERTFGARFTALPEPARTTLLVAALNETGSLTETLAAATTLLGEEVEPSVLTPAAEARLIDLEARTLSFRHPLMRSAIPASVPVEERRRAHLSLAGIFREQPDRRAWHQAAAATGADETVARELENAAGRSRHRGGATAAVAALEQAALLSLDPERRADRLLRAAELAVESGGRETAERLVRDARAGELTPRQRATASWLLSGFEDGAREDLSRIAELARLAESVAEDGHPDPAMRVLWGAAMRCFWAEPGADTRRTLLAVADRLPVEDSDPRLVAVAAYVAPFERAEAVLGQLRGLAAATGEDPEVDRFLGSASLQVGAVDLAARFSAAAAPGLRAQGRLGLLPRALAVQAWSRVRLGDLAGAVPAAAEAAKFAKETGQPFMYGFATAVQAEIAALRGEHKQAKTLADEAERTALAAGARPVLATVQLARGIAASSEGRFDDAFADLRRLFDPADPAFQLALRVYFVAELAEVAVRAGQAETLREIVAEMERLAVTTPAPALHIGLRYARAVLEPSDELFETALGAELDGWPAERGRLHLAYGEWLRRQRRAVDSRAHLRTARETFDALGMTAWAERARRELRSAGESSPNRGPDAREKLTPHELSIVQLAAEGLTNREIGQRLYLSHRTVGTHLHRIFPKVGVSSRAELKGVLGLVSGKDG; encoded by the coding sequence ATGCCGCTTTTCGGACGGGAAGCCGAGCTGAAGGACCTGAGCGAGCTCGTCGACGGTCCCGCCGCGGGCTGCGGCGGCGTGCTCATCCGGGGCGAACCGGGCGTCGGGAAGTCCGCCCTCGTCGCGGAGGCCGTGGCCGCGGCGACGCTCGGGGGCCTGCGGGTGCTGCGGGCGACCGGCGTCGAGGCGGAACGCAACTTCGCGTACGCCGCGCTGCACCAGCTGCTCCATCCGGTCCGGGCGGGCGCGGACATGCTGCCCGCGCCGCAGCGAGCGGCGCTCTGGGCGGCGCTCGGGCTCGCTGAAGGGGCGGAGCCGAGCGCGTACCTGGTCGGGCTCGCCGCGCTGAGCCTGCTTTCGGAGGAGGCGGCGGCCAAGCCGTTGCTGATCGTCGCCGAAGACGTCCGGTGGATGGACCGCGAGAGCGCCGACGCGCTCGCGTTCGTGGCGAGGCGGATCGAGACGGAACCGATCGTCCTGATCGCGACCCTGCGGGACGGGGAGCCATCGCCGCTGCGCGACGCGGGACTGTCCTCGATGGACCTGGAACGCCTCCCCGGGGAAGTGGCGGCCGAGCTGCTCGACTCCGTCGCCCCCGGGATCACCTCGTCGGTCCGGTCCCGGATCCTCGCCGAGGCCGACGGCAATCCGCTGGCACTGACCGAGCTGCCGTCGGCCGTGACCGGCACCTCGGATCCCGTGCTGCCGCTGACCGAACGGCTCGAGCGTACGTTCGGCGCCCGGTTCACCGCCCTGCCGGAACCGGCTCGCACGACCTTGCTGGTCGCCGCACTGAACGAGACCGGCTCGCTCACCGAGACCCTCGCGGCGGCCACGACGCTGCTGGGCGAAGAGGTCGAGCCGTCGGTGCTGACGCCGGCCGCCGAAGCCCGGCTGATCGACCTCGAAGCCAGGACGCTGTCTTTCCGGCATCCGCTGATGCGTTCGGCCATTCCCGCTTCGGTGCCGGTCGAGGAACGGCGACGCGCGCATTTGAGCCTCGCCGGCATCTTCCGCGAACAGCCCGATCGCCGTGCCTGGCATCAGGCGGCGGCCGCGACCGGCGCCGACGAGACCGTGGCCAGGGAACTGGAGAACGCCGCGGGCCGTTCCCGGCACCGCGGCGGAGCGACGGCCGCCGTCGCCGCGCTGGAGCAGGCGGCCCTGCTGAGCCTCGATCCGGAGCGCCGGGCGGACCGGTTGCTGCGCGCGGCCGAGCTGGCCGTCGAATCCGGTGGCCGGGAGACGGCGGAGAGGCTCGTCCGGGACGCACGCGCGGGCGAGCTCACGCCACGGCAGCGAGCGACGGCGAGCTGGCTGCTCAGCGGATTCGAGGACGGCGCCCGGGAGGATCTGTCGCGGATCGCGGAACTGGCGCGGCTGGCCGAGTCGGTCGCGGAGGACGGGCATCCGGATCCGGCGATGCGTGTCCTGTGGGGTGCGGCCATGCGCTGTTTCTGGGCCGAACCCGGCGCGGACACGCGGCGGACGCTGCTGGCCGTCGCGGACCGTCTCCCGGTGGAGGATTCGGACCCGCGGCTGGTGGCCGTCGCCGCCTACGTGGCGCCGTTCGAACGGGCCGAGGCCGTGCTCGGGCAGTTGCGCGGACTCGCCGCCGCCACCGGTGAAGATCCCGAGGTCGACCGCTTTCTCGGCAGCGCGTCACTGCAGGTCGGCGCGGTCGATCTGGCCGCCCGGTTCTCCGCGGCCGCCGCTCCGGGGCTGCGGGCGCAAGGCAGGCTCGGGTTGCTGCCGCGCGCTTTGGCGGTCCAGGCGTGGAGCAGGGTCCGGCTCGGTGACCTCGCTGGCGCGGTGCCTGCCGCGGCGGAGGCGGCGAAATTCGCCAAGGAGACCGGGCAGCCGTTCATGTACGGGTTCGCCACGGCGGTCCAGGCCGAGATCGCCGCGCTGCGAGGTGAGCACAAACAGGCCAAGACGCTGGCGGACGAGGCCGAGCGGACCGCGCTCGCCGCCGGTGCCCGTCCGGTGTTGGCGACCGTGCAGCTCGCCAGAGGGATCGCCGCGTCGAGCGAGGGCCGCTTCGACGACGCGTTCGCCGACCTGCGGCGACTGTTCGACCCCGCCGATCCCGCCTTCCAGCTCGCGCTGCGCGTCTACTTCGTCGCGGAACTCGCCGAGGTCGCGGTCCGGGCGGGACAGGCCGAGACCCTGCGCGAGATCGTCGCGGAGATGGAGCGGCTCGCCGTGACGACCCCGGCGCCCGCTTTGCACATCGGCCTGCGCTACGCCCGCGCCGTACTCGAACCGAGCGACGAACTGTTCGAGACCGCGCTGGGGGCGGAGCTGGACGGCTGGCCCGCCGAACGCGGGCGGCTGCACCTGGCCTACGGCGAATGGCTGCGGCGGCAACGGCGAGCCGTGGACTCGCGGGCGCACCTGCGCACCGCGCGGGAGACGTTCGACGCGCTCGGCATGACCGCGTGGGCCGAACGGGCGCGCCGCGAACTGCGGAGCGCGGGGGAGTCGAGCCCCAACCGCGGTCCCGACGCGCGGGAGAAGCTGACCCCGCACGAGCTGAGCATCGTGCAACTGGCCGCCGAAGGCCTGACGAACCGGGAGATCGGGCAGCGGCTCTACCTCTCGCACCGGACGGTCGGCACGCATCTGCACCGGATCTTCCCGAAGGTCGGGGTGAGTTCGCGGGCGGAGCTCAAGGGAGTGCTGGGGCTCGTGAGTGGCAAGGACGGTTAG
- a CDS encoding tannase/feruloyl esterase family alpha/beta hydrolase gives MRRKKLFLAAAPLAALLPLVLTSVTQTAPAATAATSCAAVPVAAPEGARIESVQAEQKPGGTVTFPPTQFTPPATITDVPAYCEITVTLTHGKAGDHVKVAVTLPQTGWTGRLQAVGGSAYTAGHFGAPLVQAVKDGFSGVTTDAGVPLTFLDTSWALTPQGEIDKPLVTNFATRSVHEAALVGKDVTQKFYQREVAYSYWNGCSTGGRQGYSEAQRYPGDFDGVLANAPAVHWAEFAVATLWPRVVMNQEKTFPATCVFTAFQQAAIKACDGRDGVTNGIVDRPDECGYDPRSLIGTKVLCGDKEVTVTAADAEVVRKIWAGPTDEHGRRLWAGLPKGADFGPVTTAPGFPVATGWVRTFLKKQPAFDTEKITYRQFADLFRQSVREYDDVIGTSDPDLSDFRRAGGKLITFVGTDDQLIPPGGTLRYRHEVERELGGSKRVNDFYRLFLAPGVAHCGGGAGAAPTNALGALVDWVEHGKAPATLPAANGGKTRDLCPYPQVSRYRGHGDPAVASSYRCTGR, from the coding sequence ATGAGACGCAAGAAGTTGTTCCTGGCGGCCGCACCGTTGGCCGCCCTGCTGCCGCTGGTGCTGACCTCGGTCACCCAGACGGCGCCCGCCGCCACCGCGGCGACGTCGTGTGCGGCGGTCCCCGTGGCGGCGCCCGAGGGCGCACGGATCGAGTCCGTCCAGGCGGAGCAGAAGCCCGGCGGCACCGTCACGTTCCCGCCCACCCAGTTCACGCCGCCCGCCACGATCACCGACGTGCCCGCGTACTGCGAGATCACCGTCACCCTGACCCACGGCAAGGCGGGCGATCACGTCAAGGTGGCCGTCACCCTGCCTCAAACCGGGTGGACCGGCAGGCTTCAGGCGGTCGGTGGCAGCGCGTACACCGCCGGCCACTTCGGCGCCCCGCTCGTCCAGGCGGTCAAGGACGGCTTCAGCGGCGTGACGACCGACGCCGGCGTCCCGTTGACCTTCCTCGACACCTCGTGGGCACTCACGCCCCAGGGCGAGATCGACAAGCCGCTCGTGACGAACTTCGCGACCCGGTCCGTGCACGAGGCCGCCCTCGTCGGGAAGGACGTGACGCAGAAGTTCTACCAGCGAGAAGTCGCCTACTCGTACTGGAACGGCTGCTCGACCGGTGGTCGTCAGGGCTATTCGGAGGCGCAGCGGTATCCGGGTGACTTCGACGGCGTCCTGGCGAACGCGCCCGCCGTGCACTGGGCGGAGTTCGCGGTCGCGACGCTCTGGCCGCGGGTCGTGATGAACCAGGAGAAGACCTTCCCGGCGACGTGCGTCTTCACCGCGTTCCAGCAGGCCGCGATCAAGGCCTGCGACGGCAGGGACGGGGTCACGAACGGCATCGTCGACCGGCCGGACGAATGCGGTTACGATCCGCGGTCGCTCATCGGCACGAAGGTGCTCTGCGGCGACAAGGAGGTCACCGTCACCGCGGCGGACGCCGAGGTCGTGCGCAAGATCTGGGCCGGGCCGACCGACGAGCACGGACGACGGCTCTGGGCAGGACTGCCCAAGGGAGCGGATTTCGGCCCGGTGACGACGGCTCCCGGCTTCCCCGTGGCCACGGGCTGGGTGCGGACGTTCCTGAAGAAGCAGCCCGCGTTCGACACCGAGAAGATCACCTACCGGCAGTTCGCCGACCTGTTCCGCCAGTCGGTGCGGGAATACGACGACGTCATCGGGACCTCGGACCCGGATCTGTCGGACTTCCGCCGCGCGGGCGGCAAGCTGATCACCTTCGTCGGCACCGACGACCAGCTGATCCCGCCGGGCGGCACGCTGCGGTACCGCCACGAGGTGGAGCGTGAGCTGGGCGGCTCGAAGCGGGTGAACGACTTCTACCGGCTGTTCCTCGCGCCGGGTGTCGCGCACTGCGGCGGCGGCGCGGGCGCCGCACCGACGAACGCGCTGGGCGCGCTCGTCGACTGGGTCGAGCACGGCAAGGCACCGGCGACCCTGCCCGCCGCGAACGGCGGCAAGACCCGCGATCTCTGCCCGTATCCGCAGGTTTCGCGGTACCGCGGCCACGGTGATCCCGCGGTGGCGTCGAGCTACCGCTGCACCGGCCGCTGA